The genomic segment AGCCTACCACAAGAATCCTGATGCAATTAAGAAGCAACTAACTGACATCAAAGCTCTCATGGCAAAAGCGACTGAGCACAGAAACCAACTCTCTACAGAAATCCTTCGTTTAGGTAACGCAGTAAAAGCTCCTTTCGATATTGAGGAAGACGCTATTGTTCGTACTTTAAATCAATATGGCCAGACTGAAGAACAAGTTAAAATCATCGAAAGCCACATCGAAGCTCTCGACAAAAGAGAAAAAGAAATCGTAGCTCAAATCGTTGCTCTTTCTAACACAATTAATAAAGCTATCGAAGCATCTGACATCAACGATCCAAGCACACTCGAAGATCAGTCTTACACAACTCCTTTAGAAAAGCTTAACCGCAACGTAAAAAACCTTTACGATCGTGCCAACACACTTTCTGAAACATTTAAACAAGCCATTGCAGCTGCTCCACTCGTAGACTGGACTGCTGATGGCGACCAACTCGCTTCTGAAGACGAGTACGCTTCACAAACAGCTAAATTCATAGCTGACATGGAAACATACAACAAGAAAGTTAAAGAGTTCCAAGCTGCTGCTGAAAAAATCGAAGAGCTTATGGTTAAAACTGAAGAACTCGAACTTAACCTCGAAGAAGCTAACGGCGAGATCAACGAACTTAAAAATACAGTCGGTAAAAAAGACACCGAGATCGCTCGTCTTGAAAGACAAGTAGAACTCTTAACTCCAGACGAAGATGCAGTTGGTGCAATGCCACCAAACCTTACTGCAACTGTTCTTGAAGTTAATACAACTTTCGACTTCATCGTTATTGACAAAGGTTCTGAAGATGAAGTATTCAACAGAGGCGAAATGCTCATCCACCACGATGGTGAGTATGTTTGCAAAGTGAAAATCACAAGAGTTTTAGACAACAAAGCAATTGCTGAAGTACTGAACGTAGCTCGCAAAGGCATGCCAGAAGTTGGCTTCGAAGCCATCGTCGCAAAATAATTTAGGAGACATTCACTATGATGAATTCAGTCTTAACGTTTATCGTTAACTTAATTACGCTTGCCCTAATCTGCACCGCCCTGTACTTCACCTTTGAAGAAGCACAACACTATACAGGTAGCGAAAAATTATGGGAAAAATCAAGCTGGGTAAAACCAGGTCAGTAATTAAAATCGCTCTATTTCTTTCAATCACAGCCCTGCTTTGCAGTGGCTGTGCTTTTTTGAATAAAGAGCAGGGATACGTGGATGACAAGCCACAGAACACGCCCACCAACTGGGAACGGAACTCCTTTGGTATAGGTTTCTAGTTAATGAATATAGTTCTATTTCAGCCTCTCATACCCCAGAACACTGGGACTATTGGGAGGCTTACTGTTTGTACAGACAATGACCTCCACCTCATCAAGCCTTTAGGCTTTGAGCTCGACGAAAAGAAAATCAAAAAAGCGGGTATGGATTATTGGCCTCACGTCAAACTCCATATTCATGAGTCCTGGGAAGACTTCCTAAACAACACCCCAGAAGATAAAACTATGGTTTTTTGCACAACAAAATGCAAAAAAACTATTTATGAGCATACGTTTACTGAAGATGATTATTTAATTTTTGGCAATGAATCCCATGGACTCCCTCCTGAGTTCTACGAAAACTTCCAAGACTCACTCTGCACTATCCCCATGCGAGGCGATCATCTTCGGAGCCACAACTTAGCTAACTCAGTCTCCATAGTTACTTACGAAGCTATTCGACAAATATCCTACACCTAAAAAGGTCACCTTATGAAAGCAGACATTCTACAAATACTCTCGCAGGAATCATTAAAGAAATCTCAGTTACGTAGAAGACTCTGCAAAGCCAAAGGTGATCAAGAGCACTTCAATCGCGCCCTCGCGGATTTAAAACGAGAAGGCTCGATTAAAAAAGAAATGGGTGGCAAGTTTTCTTTACAAGAACTAGAGGTCAAAACTGGCATCCTCTCACTTAGCGTGGGTGGCTACGGCTTCGTCAACCCAATTGATAAATCAACGACAATTTTTATCCCACCAAACAAAACTGGTGCCGCTGTCAATGGCGAGACAGTCGAAGTCTCAATTACTGAACAAAGTAAAAAAGGTCCTGTTGGTCAAATTATTAACATTCTCGAAAGCAAGCTTGAGTCACTCAGCGGTCAACTTCAAATTCGCAAAGGCCAACCTTGGTTGATACCACTTCGCACGGGTATTCCCGCTGTAGAACTCAGTGTCGAAAGTGTACCGACCGAAACAAAAGAAGGCGATTGGATCCGCGCCAAACTCGTTTCGCGAGATACGCAAACTGGCAAGATCACCGCATCCCTCAGCCAATCACTTGGCAACGCCGATGATTTAACGGCAGAAATCGATGCTATCATCGATGAATTTGATCTCCAATCCGAATACTCCGATGAAGCTGAAGAAGCCGCATCTCGTATTCGTCAAAGAAAAATTGCTCGTCGCGACTTAACTAAAGAGCTGATCACAACCATCGACCCACGCGATGCAAAAGACTTTGACGACGCACTCTCAGTTCATCCAGCAAAAAACAAAAAGCATATCACGATCGGCATCCACATTGCGGATGTCGCAGCCT from the Lentisphaera araneosa HTCC2155 genome contains:
- a CDS encoding tRNA (cytidine(34)-2'-O)-methyltransferase, yielding MNIVLFQPLIPQNTGTIGRLTVCTDNDLHLIKPLGFELDEKKIKKAGMDYWPHVKLHIHESWEDFLNNTPEDKTMVFCTTKCKKTIYEHTFTEDDYLIFGNESHGLPPEFYENFQDSLCTIPMRGDHLRSHNLANSVSIVTYEAIRQISYT